A genome region from Cognatishimia activa includes the following:
- a CDS encoding TetR/AcrR family transcriptional regulator, with amino-acid sequence MSLTMKEKILTAAEKRVRGAGFSEMSFRDLAQDVGIKSASVHYHFPTKPDLGEALVTRYADRFKVALDEIDTDDLETALNGFVTLYSDALVLNESICLCAIMGAEAIGLPENVNQRTKLFFSMNKAWLEDLFKAHGVNDPSDTAALVVAALEGGMIVASASGDRAIFDQIARAVRRKIR; translated from the coding sequence ATGTCACTGACAATGAAAGAAAAAATCTTGACCGCTGCTGAAAAGCGCGTGCGAGGAGCAGGGTTTTCAGAGATGAGTTTCCGGGATTTGGCGCAGGATGTCGGGATCAAAAGCGCCAGTGTGCACTATCATTTCCCGACCAAACCGGATTTAGGCGAGGCATTGGTTACGCGTTATGCAGACCGCTTCAAAGTGGCGCTGGATGAGATAGATACCGACGACCTCGAGACCGCTTTGAATGGTTTTGTCACTCTCTATTCCGATGCGCTCGTTTTGAATGAATCTATCTGTCTGTGCGCGATCATGGGGGCAGAGGCGATTGGTCTTCCTGAAAACGTCAATCAACGGACGAAGCTGTTTTTTAGTATGAATAAAGCCTGGCTCGAGGATCTTTTTAAAGCCCATGGCGTAAATGATCCGAGCGATACTGCCGCTCTGGTCGTTGCGGCGCTTGAAGGGGGAATGATCGTGGCGTCAGCGTCCGGAGATCGCGCCATATTCGATCAGATCGCTAGGGCGGTACGTCGCAAGATTAGGTAG
- a CDS encoding TfoX/Sxy family DNA transformation protein: MTTPVSAIRNLGPAYEAALARVGINSAEELRALGADTAYEMLLKDGQRPHFIGYYVLVMALQGRPWNDCKGKEKDALRVKFDAMKARSFDKGLGEFERVLDQIGVIKKSA; encoded by the coding sequence ATGACTACACCTGTTTCAGCGATCCGCAATCTCGGCCCGGCCTACGAGGCGGCTCTTGCCCGCGTGGGCATAAATTCGGCCGAGGAACTGCGAGCCTTGGGGGCTGACACCGCCTACGAGATGCTTTTGAAAGACGGCCAGCGGCCGCATTTCATTGGCTACTACGTCTTGGTGATGGCCCTTCAGGGACGGCCCTGGAATGACTGTAAGGGCAAAGAGAAAGACGCGCTGAGGGTCAAGTTTGACGCCATGAAAGCGCGGTCTTTTGACAAGGGGCTCGGTGAATTTGAGCGGGTTCTGGATCAGATTGGAGTGATAAAAAAGTCCGCCTGA
- a CDS encoding branched-chain amino acid ABC transporter permease, protein MSETTRNTLYFALVAVLLIGTAIFQSANTALFILNMGLISAIMALGVNLQWGFAGLFNVGVMGFVALGGLAVALTSMPPAPGAWASSGGPMIVLALAFGAATVALAVYVQKKMAAGRAKIFATVGILVVGFLIYRAIFDPAVGFVEAINPANAGNIGGLNPGGVENFKAHGYMTILGWGFGGLLAAGAAWVIGKTALGLRSDYLAIATLGIAEIIIAVMKNEDWLARGVKNIIGMPRPVPYEIDLQNSESFVANANAIGIDPVTASTLWVKLGYSVLFTIVLVVIFLMAQAALKSPWGRMMRAIRDNEVAAEAMGKDVTNRHLQIFILGSAVCGIAGAMMTTLDSQLTPGSYQPLRFTFLIWVMVIVGGSGNNLGAVLGGFVIWFFWVQVEPIGLWLMQLITSGMAEGSALKSHLIDSAAHMRLLTMGLILLLVLRFSPRGLIPEK, encoded by the coding sequence ATGAGCGAGACAACAAGAAACACCCTTTACTTCGCCCTTGTCGCTGTCCTGTTGATCGGCACGGCAATTTTCCAAAGTGCCAATACAGCGCTGTTCATCCTTAATATGGGTCTGATCTCTGCGATCATGGCTTTGGGTGTGAACCTGCAATGGGGCTTTGCCGGGCTATTTAACGTCGGTGTCATGGGCTTTGTCGCTCTCGGAGGCCTTGCGGTCGCCCTGACCTCTATGCCCCCTGCTCCGGGCGCTTGGGCGTCCTCTGGCGGACCGATGATCGTGCTGGCCTTGGCCTTTGGTGCGGCAACGGTGGCTTTGGCGGTCTATGTGCAAAAGAAGATGGCCGCGGGGCGTGCCAAGATCTTCGCGACCGTTGGGATCCTTGTGGTCGGTTTTTTAATCTATCGCGCGATCTTTGATCCGGCGGTGGGTTTTGTTGAGGCGATCAATCCGGCGAATGCGGGCAATATCGGTGGCCTGAACCCCGGTGGCGTCGAGAACTTCAAGGCGCATGGGTATATGACCATCCTCGGCTGGGGCTTTGGTGGCCTTTTGGCGGCGGGTGCGGCCTGGGTGATCGGTAAAACCGCTCTTGGGTTGCGGTCTGACTATCTGGCGATCGCGACGCTTGGTATTGCAGAAATCATCATCGCCGTGATGAAGAACGAAGACTGGCTGGCGCGCGGTGTGAAGAACATCATCGGTATGCCACGTCCTGTGCCTTACGAGATCGACCTGCAGAACTCTGAGAGCTTTGTAGCCAATGCGAATGCCATCGGGATCGATCCGGTGACGGCGTCGACGCTCTGGGTGAAACTCGGCTATTCGGTTCTCTTCACCATCGTGCTCGTCGTGATCTTCCTCATGGCCCAAGCGGCATTGAAATCCCCTTGGGGCCGCATGATGCGCGCGATCCGCGACAATGAGGTTGCTGCAGAGGCCATGGGCAAAGACGTCACCAACCGCCACCTCCAGATCTTTATTCTCGGCTCTGCGGTCTGTGGCATTGCAGGCGCGATGATGACAACGCTGGACAGCCAGCTGACACCGGGCTCTTACCAGCCTCTGCGCTTCACCTTCCTGATCTGGGTCATGGTGATCGTGGGCGGCTCTGGCAACAACCTTGGTGCGGTTCTGGGTGGCTTTGTGATCTGGTTCTTCTGGGTTCAGGTGGAACCGATTGGCCTGTGGCTGATGCAGTTGATCACCTCGGGCATGGCTGAAGGGTCAGCGCTGAAATCACACTTGATCGATTCCGCGGCGCATATGCGACTGCTGACGATGGGACTGATCCTTCTGCTGGTGCTCAGGTTCAGCCCAAGGGGCCTCATCCCTGAAAAATAA
- a CDS encoding branched-chain amino acid ABC transporter permease codes for MDFLNALVALLNFVVIPATAYGSQLALGALGVTLIYGILRFSNFAHGDTMAFGAMIAVLLTFWFQSIGISFGPLPTALLALPFAILGCIALVLITDRLVYRFYREQKAKPVILVIVSMGVMFIMNGLVRFIIGPDDQKFADGERFIISVREFKQLTGLREGLAIKTTQGITVVVAVIAVVLLFWFLNRTRTGKSMRAYSDNEDLALLSGINPERVVLYTWMIVAALATVAGVLYGLDKTFKPFVFFQLLLPIFAAAIVGGLGNPLGAIAGGFVIAFSEVTITYAWKKVLRYLLPENLEPDGLVQLLSTDYKFAVSFVILIIVLLFRPTGLFKGKSV; via the coding sequence ATGGATTTTCTGAACGCCCTCGTGGCACTTTTGAACTTTGTTGTGATCCCGGCGACCGCCTATGGCAGTCAGCTCGCGCTAGGGGCGCTTGGGGTGACGCTGATTTACGGGATCCTGCGGTTCTCGAATTTTGCGCATGGCGACACTATGGCCTTTGGGGCAATGATTGCAGTGCTTCTGACCTTCTGGTTCCAGTCCATCGGGATCAGCTTTGGGCCACTGCCCACGGCGCTCTTGGCCCTGCCCTTCGCGATCCTTGGCTGTATCGCTTTGGTTTTGATCACGGACCGTCTGGTCTATCGGTTTTACCGAGAACAAAAGGCCAAGCCCGTGATCCTCGTGATCGTCTCCATGGGTGTCATGTTCATCATGAACGGCCTTGTGCGCTTTATCATCGGGCCAGATGACCAGAAATTCGCGGATGGTGAGCGTTTCATCATCTCGGTGCGCGAGTTCAAGCAACTGACGGGCCTGCGTGAAGGTCTGGCGATCAAGACGACCCAAGGTATCACCGTTGTTGTGGCTGTGATCGCTGTGGTTTTGCTCTTCTGGTTCCTGAACCGGACGCGCACAGGTAAATCCATGCGGGCCTATTCCGACAACGAAGATCTGGCGCTGCTGTCTGGGATCAACCCAGAACGCGTAGTGCTTTATACGTGGATGATCGTGGCGGCTTTGGCGACGGTTGCGGGCGTGCTTTACGGGCTCGACAAAACCTTTAAGCCGTTTGTCTTCTTCCAGCTTCTGTTGCCGATCTTTGCGGCGGCCATTGTCGGAGGCCTTGGTAACCCGCTGGGTGCCATCGCAGGCGGCTTTGTGATCGCCTTCTCGGAAGTCACAATCACCTATGCTTGGAAAAAGGTCCTCAGGTATCTCTTGCCAGAGAATCTGGAGCCCGACGGATTGGTGCAACTCCTGTCCACCGACTATAAATTCGCAGTCAGCTTTGTGATCCTGATCATCGTGCTGCTGTTCCGTCCAACCGGCCTATTTAAGGGGAAATCGGTATGA
- a CDS encoding ABC transporter ATP-binding protein, which yields MSEPFLIGDTITGGYGNGPDILHECTISVNPGEIAVIVGPNGAGKSTGMKALFGMLNVRSGSVKLDGEDITSLSPQARVVKGMGFVPQTSNIFTSMTVEENLEMGAFIRTDDISDTMEQVYELFPILRDKRDQAAGELSGGQRQQVAVGRALMTQPKVLMLDEPTAGVSPIVMDELFDRIIEVSRTGLPILMVEQNARQALEIADKGYVMVQGRNAYTGTGKELLADPEVRKSFLGG from the coding sequence ATGAGCGAACCGTTTTTGATTGGTGATACGATCACCGGCGGGTACGGCAACGGGCCGGATATCCTGCATGAGTGTACGATCTCTGTGAACCCCGGCGAAATTGCCGTGATTGTGGGGCCGAATGGTGCTGGCAAGTCCACAGGCATGAAGGCGCTGTTTGGAATGCTGAACGTGCGCTCGGGCTCTGTGAAACTGGATGGCGAGGATATCACCTCGCTCAGCCCACAGGCACGGGTTGTGAAGGGCATGGGGTTCGTGCCTCAGACCAGCAATATCTTTACATCGATGACCGTTGAGGAAAACCTCGAGATGGGCGCGTTCATTCGCACCGATGACATCAGTGATACGATGGAACAGGTCTATGAGCTCTTCCCGATCCTGCGCGACAAACGCGATCAGGCGGCGGGTGAGCTGTCGGGTGGTCAGCGTCAACAGGTGGCCGTGGGACGCGCGTTGATGACCCAGCCCAAGGTTCTGATGCTTGATGAGCCGACCGCGGGCGTGTCTCCGATTGTGATGGATGAGCTGTTTGACCGGATTATCGAAGTCAGCCGCACAGGCCTGCCGATCCTGATGGTCGAGCAGAACGCCCGTCAGGCGCTTGAGATCGCGGACAAAGGCTATGTCATGGTGCAGGGGCGCAATGCCTATACCGGCACCGGCAAGGAACTTTTGGCCGATCCCGAAGTTCGCAAATCATTCCTCGGAGGCTAA
- a CDS encoding ABC transporter ATP-binding protein → MIVVEDVHKHFGGFHAVDGATMTIERGSITGLIGPNGAGKTTLFNVIAGVLEPTSGRVTMDGEDITGLPPHTLFHKGLLRTFQIAHEFSSMTCRENLMMVPGGQSGETLWNTWFGRKRIADEERALRAKADEVLEFLTISHIADLKAGQVSGGQKKLLELGRTMMVDAKIVFLDEVGAGVNRTLLYTIADAIKRLNEERGYTFVVIEHDMEFIGRLCDPVICMAEGKVLAEGTLDEIKANEQVIEAYLGTGLKNKEAVGG, encoded by the coding sequence ATGATCGTCGTCGAGGACGTACATAAACATTTCGGCGGGTTTCACGCCGTTGACGGGGCCACAATGACCATTGAGCGGGGCTCGATCACCGGACTGATCGGACCCAATGGTGCCGGAAAAACCACTCTTTTCAATGTGATCGCGGGGGTTCTTGAGCCAACCTCTGGTCGTGTCACAATGGACGGCGAAGACATCACCGGTCTGCCGCCACATACGCTGTTTCACAAAGGCCTGTTGCGCACCTTCCAGATTGCGCATGAGTTTTCTTCGATGACTTGCCGCGAGAACCTGATGATGGTCCCCGGCGGTCAATCAGGTGAAACGCTTTGGAACACATGGTTCGGGCGCAAACGGATTGCCGACGAAGAACGTGCACTGCGAGCTAAGGCCGATGAGGTGCTGGAGTTCCTCACGATTAGCCATATTGCGGATCTTAAGGCGGGTCAGGTCTCTGGCGGTCAGAAAAAGCTTCTGGAGCTTGGCCGCACCATGATGGTCGACGCCAAGATCGTATTCTTGGACGAGGTCGGCGCGGGTGTGAACCGTACGCTGCTCTATACGATTGCGGATGCGATCAAACGTCTGAACGAGGAACGCGGATATACATTCGTCGTAATCGAGCACGACATGGAATTCATCGGTCGACTTTGTGATCCGGTCATTTGTATGGCCGAGGGCAAGGTTCTGGCCGAAGGCACATTGGATGAAATTAAAGCCAATGAGCAGGTGATCGAAGCCTATCTGGGCACCGGTCTTAAGAACAAGGAGGCGGTCGGCGGATGA
- a CDS encoding ABC transporter substrate-binding protein — protein sequence MKKLLTATAATALLASGAFAGSHSENIKIGVILGFTGPIESLTPHMAAGAELAMSEVNESGALLGGATVESVRADSTCIDAGAATAAAERLITADGVKGIMGADCSGVTGAILNNVALANGVVMISPSATSPGLSHNDNEDNGLFFRTAPSDARQGVVMTEVLMEEGIKEVAVTYTNNDYGKGLADSFVAAFEAAGGSVTISAAHEDGKADYSAEVGALASAGGDRLVVAGYVDQGGAGIIRAALDTGAFDTFHFPDGMIGQALQDNFGDEIEGSTGQHPGTDSPGAAKYTELAAGGDFDPTSPFSPESYDAAALIMLAMQAAGSSDPAAYKEKVMMVANAPGELIYPGELGKALEIIANGGDVDYVGASAVELIGPGESAGNYRQIVIQNGEITTAKYR from the coding sequence ATGAAAAAACTACTCACAGCTACGGCTGCAACCGCTCTGCTTGCCAGTGGCGCATTCGCAGGCAGCCATTCTGAGAACATCAAGATCGGTGTTATCCTGGGCTTCACCGGCCCGATTGAATCGCTGACCCCACATATGGCGGCAGGCGCAGAGCTTGCGATGTCCGAAGTCAACGAAAGCGGCGCTCTGCTGGGTGGTGCGACTGTTGAGTCTGTCCGTGCTGACTCCACCTGTATCGATGCAGGTGCGGCGACTGCTGCGGCAGAACGTCTGATCACGGCTGATGGTGTAAAAGGCATCATGGGCGCTGACTGTTCCGGTGTGACCGGCGCGATCCTGAACAACGTGGCGCTTGCAAACGGCGTTGTCATGATCTCTCCATCCGCGACATCCCCAGGCCTGTCCCACAACGACAATGAAGACAACGGCCTGTTCTTCCGCACCGCGCCTTCTGACGCGCGTCAGGGTGTTGTGATGACCGAAGTTCTGATGGAAGAAGGCATCAAAGAAGTCGCGGTCACCTATACCAACAACGACTATGGTAAGGGCCTCGCAGACAGCTTCGTCGCAGCATTCGAAGCAGCGGGCGGTTCTGTGACCATCTCTGCCGCACACGAAGACGGCAAAGCAGACTACTCTGCTGAAGTTGGCGCATTGGCATCTGCAGGCGGCGACCGTCTGGTTGTTGCAGGCTACGTCGACCAAGGTGGCGCGGGCATCATCCGTGCAGCTCTGGACACCGGCGCGTTTGACACGTTCCACTTCCCAGACGGTATGATCGGCCAAGCTCTGCAGGACAACTTCGGTGACGAAATCGAAGGCTCCACCGGTCAACACCCAGGTACCGACAGCCCAGGTGCTGCGAAGTACACCGAGTTGGCAGCAGGCGGCGACTTTGACCCGACCTCTCCATTCTCTCCAGAATCCTATGACGCAGCGGCGCTGATCATGTTGGCGATGCAGGCGGCAGGTTCTTCTGACCCAGCGGCATACAAAGAGAAAGTCATGATGGTGGCAAACGCACCAGGTGAGCTGATCTATCCAGGTGAGCTGGGCAAAGCCCTTGAGATCATCGCAAACGGTGGCGACGTGGACTATGTCGGCGCATCTGCGGTTGAGCTGATCGGCCCAGGTGAATCTGCGGGTAACTACCGCCAGATCGTCATCCAGAACGGCGAAATCACCACTGCAAAATATCGCTAA
- a CDS encoding PQQ-dependent sugar dehydrogenase: MNAIGRFTSSLCAALFSLCILLSSPLAARVHEVSIGSVNITREVRGLNGAWGFGFLPDGSMIITEKRGRLFLYKEGERMRRISGLPEIKVQGQGGLLDVAPARDFETSSEIFLTFAGALEEGIGTSVAVAKLNTNSLMLEDLRVIYKMTKGARGGTHFGSRVVEAPDGTLFVSIGDRGDRPSAQDLSRSNGSIIRINRDGSIPEDNPFLDQDAPEIWSYGHRNPQGMDISNSGDLWAVEHGPKGGDELNLIVQGQNYGWPVISYGTHYSGATVGEGTSKLGMVQPEHFWDPSMAPSGLMIYEGDMFPEWRGDIFIGSLKFDYISRLSGDQKTEVEQIKTMDTLRVRDVREGPDGSIWFISEDRSAIYKISR, encoded by the coding sequence ATGAACGCAATCGGCCGTTTCACGTCTTCATTATGCGCAGCGCTTTTCAGTCTCTGCATTCTGCTAAGCTCCCCGCTTGCTGCACGCGTCCACGAGGTCTCGATCGGTTCTGTAAACATCACGCGCGAAGTACGCGGCCTTAACGGGGCTTGGGGCTTTGGGTTTCTACCTGATGGATCGATGATCATCACCGAAAAACGCGGACGCTTGTTTTTGTACAAAGAAGGCGAGCGCATGCGTCGCATTTCCGGGCTGCCCGAAATTAAGGTTCAGGGGCAGGGTGGTTTGCTTGACGTCGCCCCTGCGCGGGATTTTGAAACGAGTTCGGAAATTTTCCTAACCTTCGCCGGCGCGCTCGAAGAAGGCATCGGAACCAGTGTTGCGGTTGCCAAACTCAATACTAATAGCCTTATGCTGGAAGACCTGCGCGTGATTTACAAAATGACCAAAGGTGCCAGAGGCGGAACCCATTTCGGCAGCCGGGTCGTTGAAGCCCCCGATGGAACGCTGTTTGTTTCGATTGGAGATCGCGGTGACCGTCCGTCCGCTCAGGATTTGTCGCGCAGCAACGGAAGCATTATCCGGATCAACCGCGACGGCTCGATCCCAGAAGACAATCCATTTCTGGATCAAGATGCACCTGAAATCTGGAGTTACGGTCACCGCAACCCGCAAGGCATGGACATAAGCAATTCAGGTGACCTTTGGGCGGTCGAACATGGCCCAAAGGGTGGGGATGAATTGAACTTGATCGTTCAAGGGCAAAACTACGGTTGGCCTGTGATTTCCTATGGCACCCATTATTCAGGAGCCACAGTAGGAGAAGGCACTAGTAAATTAGGCATGGTCCAGCCAGAGCACTTCTGGGACCCATCCATGGCTCCGTCAGGTCTGATGATCTATGAGGGCGACATGTTTCCCGAATGGCGCGGCGACATATTCATCGGGTCGCTCAAGTTCGACTATATCTCGCGTCTGTCAGGAGACCAGAAGACCGAAGTCGAACAAATCAAAACCATGGATACCCTGCGGGTCCGAGACGTGCGCGAAGGGCCAGACGGCAGCATCTGGTTCATTTCAGAGGACCGCAGCGCGATCTACAAAATCTCGCGTTAG
- a CDS encoding GlxA family transcriptional regulator yields the protein MSSLVPTMNVTRNGSKPRRFIFVLMNEFTMLCFSAAVESLRIANRMAGQEIYEWVLASEDGEPVTCSAGATFTVDMALDSVQRDDTIFLCGGVNIQNSTTPKILNWLRRESRKGPTVGGLCTAGYALARAGLLEDRQATIHWENQDGFTEEFENIELTKSVFVIDRNRITTAGGTASIDLMLKLIAEDYDEDLANAVADQLIYSSIRTDQDTQRLSVPSRIGVRHPKLSIVIQMMENNIEDPISPSILAKDVGMSTRQLERLFRRYLNRSPKRYYMELRLQKARNLLMQTDMSVINVALACGFASPSHFSKCYRSHYNTTPYRERGSLSGRLSI from the coding sequence ATGTCGTCTCTTGTCCCAACGATGAATGTCACCCGTAACGGGTCAAAACCGCGCCGGTTCATCTTTGTTTTGATGAATGAATTCACCATGTTGTGCTTTAGTGCTGCGGTGGAAAGCCTGCGGATCGCGAACCGTATGGCAGGCCAAGAAATCTATGAGTGGGTTCTGGCCTCTGAGGACGGAGAGCCAGTGACCTGTTCAGCGGGTGCGACCTTTACCGTCGATATGGCTCTGGACAGCGTGCAGCGTGACGACACGATCTTTTTGTGTGGCGGGGTTAATATCCAGAATTCGACTACACCAAAGATTCTGAACTGGTTGCGCCGTGAGTCTCGCAAAGGCCCAACTGTCGGCGGGCTTTGTACTGCGGGCTATGCGTTGGCCCGCGCAGGCCTGCTTGAGGATCGCCAGGCGACCATACATTGGGAAAACCAGGACGGCTTTACCGAAGAGTTCGAGAACATCGAGCTGACCAAATCCGTCTTTGTGATCGACCGCAATCGCATCACAACCGCAGGTGGAACGGCCTCGATTGACCTGATGCTGAAACTCATTGCCGAGGACTATGACGAAGACCTTGCGAATGCGGTTGCCGATCAGCTGATCTATTCATCCATCCGCACGGACCAAGACACGCAACGTCTGTCGGTTCCATCTCGCATCGGTGTGCGTCACCCGAAACTGTCGATTGTGATCCAGATGATGGAAAACAACATCGAAGACCCGATCAGCCCGTCGATCCTCGCCAAAGATGTGGGCATGTCGACGCGCCAGTTGGAACGGCTGTTCCGCCGCTACCTGAACCGCTCGCCAAAGCGCTATTATATGGAGCTGCGCCTGCAAAAAGCTCGCAACCTGCTGATGCAGACCGATATGAGCGTGATCAACGTGGCCCTGGCCTGTGGATTTGCCTCTCCGAGCCATTTCTCAAAGTGCTATCGCAGCCACTACAACACCACGCCCTATCGCGAGCGTGGGTCTTTGTCAGGGCGTCTGTCGATCTAA